A genomic stretch from Anaerococcus mediterraneensis includes:
- a CDS encoding ABC transporter ATP-binding protein, with the protein MDLIKQYVSKRKGSYFMSILLAIIGVVAGLFSYIFMAKIIVNLINGIRDMSLYTPICISILITFVIKEVAAGISTSISHTATFNSLGEIRNDISKKLFKMPLGDVLSRTSGELKNIIVEQVDSMETSLAHLVPEFTANLVGPILLFIYMFTLDWRLTLLSLIPFVVGMATMMSVMNAHYKEMFGKSVAIGQHMNNSIVEYINGIEVIKTFNQSESSYKKYSDAVYDNASFYYNWMGESMNRVAIGRLLSPMGIITIIPFGILFYINGSIDLGNLITLIVLSFATVSSILKIMNYMDDMSRISTITSEIGKVLDSRELENIDKGEKIESYNIELQDVDFSYDGKNKVIDNLSMEIKESSVSALVGPSGSGKSTIAKLIAGFWNVDKGSIKIGGVETKDVSLENLSSLISFVSQDNFLFDMTIKENIRLGNKNASDEEIIDVCKKSACHDFIMNLSNGYDTRVGEGGGHLSGGERQRISIARAMLKNAPIVILDEATSYIDPENEALIQNALANLVKGKTLIIIAHRLKTIVDADRIFVIKDGKLNSYGSHEELLKSLELYKEMYAANLRGDENA; encoded by the coding sequence ATGGATTTAATAAAACAATATGTAAGTAAAAGAAAAGGCTCATATTTTATGTCAATCTTACTGGCAATAATTGGAGTAGTGGCTGGTCTTTTTTCTTATATTTTTATGGCGAAAATTATTGTGAATTTGATTAATGGCATAAGGGATATGAGCTTATACACTCCAATTTGCATAAGTATTTTAATAACATTTGTTATTAAAGAAGTGGCAGCTGGAATATCAACAAGTATTTCCCATACCGCAACTTTTAACTCATTAGGAGAAATCAGAAATGATATTTCTAAGAAACTTTTCAAGATGCCACTTGGAGATGTTCTTTCAAGAACATCTGGAGAATTAAAAAATATTATAGTTGAGCAAGTTGATTCTATGGAAACTTCACTTGCTCACCTAGTGCCAGAATTTACGGCAAATTTAGTAGGACCTATTCTATTATTTATTTATATGTTTACCTTAGATTGGCGATTGACCTTGCTATCACTAATTCCATTTGTGGTAGGAATGGCTACCATGATGTCTGTTATGAATGCTCATTATAAGGAAATGTTTGGAAAGTCAGTTGCTATTGGTCAACATATGAATAATTCTATTGTTGAGTATATAAATGGGATAGAAGTAATCAAGACCTTTAATCAAAGCGAATCATCTTATAAAAAATATTCTGATGCAGTTTATGACAATGCAAGCTTTTATTATAACTGGATGGGTGAATCTATGAATAGGGTTGCCATAGGTAGATTACTTTCTCCTATGGGAATTATTACAATCATACCCTTTGGGATTTTATTTTATATAAATGGAAGTATTGATTTAGGAAATTTAATTACCTTAATCGTTTTATCCTTTGCTACGGTTTCTAGCATTTTAAAAATCATGAACTATATGGATGATATGTCAAGAATATCAACTATAACTTCTGAAATAGGAAAGGTTTTAGATTCAAGAGAGTTAGAAAATATTGACAAGGGAGAAAAAATAGAATCCTATAATATAGAACTTCAAGATGTAGACTTTTCTTACGATGGAAAAAATAAGGTTATAGATAATCTTTCTATGGAAATAAAAGAATCTTCTGTTTCAGCCCTCGTTGGACCTTCTGGGTCAGGCAAGTCCACAATAGCAAAACTTATTGCTGGATTTTGGAATGTAGATAAGGGATCTATTAAAATTGGCGGAGTAGAAACAAAAGATGTGTCGCTCGAAAACTTGTCTTCACTTATTTCTTTTGTATCCCAAGACAATTTCCTCTTTGATATGACTATAAAGGAAAATATTAGGCTTGGAAATAAGAATGCCTCTGACGAAGAAATTATAGATGTATGTAAAAAATCTGCCTGCCATGATTTTATTATGAATCTATCTAATGGTTATGATACAAGAGTTGGCGAAGGTGGAGGTCATCTATCTGGAGGAGAAAGACAAAGAATATCTATTGCTCGTGCCATGCTAAAAAATGCACCAATCGTAATTTTAGATGAAGCAACTTCTTATATAGATCCTGAAAATGAAGCTCTCATACAAAACGCCTTGGCAAATCTAGTTAAGGGTAAAACTTTAATCATAATCGCTCATAGGTTAAAGACAATTGTTGATGCAGATAGGATATTTGTTATAAAAGATGGCAAATTAAATTCTTATGGTAGTCATGAAGAACTATTAAAGTCATTAGAACTTTATAAGGAAATGTATGCTGCAAATTTAAGGGGTGATGAAAATGCTTAA
- a CDS encoding ABC transporter substrate-binding protein gives MIKLRKNMMVLLALVFSFSILLGGCQKNQEKAQENSNVASENTKDESKKVLTLCTAKELTNLTTLTMNKENNMACGLIYETLVAYENGEIVPKLAESFEYKDDGKTLVFKLKDGVKFSDGEDFNADAVKKILDFDKSNPNFAGIRAVAEIKSTEVIDDNTIAVHYENPSKFYINGFCFQNVLGMPSPKSFTEGNFETFTENIGTGPYVYEEFKSGEYTKFVRNENYHGEKPYYDEVIVKYIPDASSRLQALNKGEIDLIYGADLINYDDFKKGSEIKDVTGEVNKNRTLTKNLILNPSKKELEDLKVRQAINYAINKKDIVDSLTYSYEDVAETLFPKNVAYCDANYPTNYSYAPEKANSLLDEAGWKLNKDTGIREKDGSPLKLQYVYWSDLVLAKETALAIKTQLKEVGIDVDIVEKDQMSWWTDGIKGEFHLTTWNTEGSYTEPHKFLQESVTEMDPHLMPLKALSDSNIYIDAIKKASTSTDEGEIKDNIQKAIVYSNENAMDLPLSYSKEMILYRNDKIDGYDFTSTPQFFNIYSVKAK, from the coding sequence ATGATCAAACTTAGAAAAAATATGATGGTTTTATTGGCACTTGTATTTAGTTTTTCAATTTTACTAGGAGGTTGCCAAAAGAATCAAGAAAAAGCACAAGAAAATTCAAATGTAGCAAGTGAAAACACAAAAGATGAAAGCAAGAAGGTTTTAACCTTATGTACTGCTAAAGAACTGACAAACCTTACGACTTTAACAATGAATAAGGAAAATAATATGGCTTGTGGTTTAATTTACGAAACCCTAGTGGCTTATGAAAACGGTGAAATTGTACCAAAACTTGCTGAAAGCTTTGAATATAAAGATGATGGCAAAACTTTAGTCTTTAAATTAAAGGACGGGGTAAAGTTTTCAGATGGTGAAGATTTTAATGCTGATGCAGTAAAAAAGATATTAGATTTTGATAAGTCTAACCCTAATTTTGCAGGCATAAGGGCTGTTGCAGAGATAAAATCAACAGAAGTTATTGATGATAATACGATTGCTGTTCACTATGAAAATCCGTCTAAATTTTATATAAATGGCTTTTGTTTCCAAAATGTATTGGGGATGCCATCTCCAAAGTCATTTACTGAGGGAAACTTTGAGACATTTACCGAAAATATAGGAACAGGTCCTTATGTATATGAAGAATTTAAATCTGGAGAATATACAAAATTTGTTAGAAATGAAAATTATCATGGGGAAAAACCTTACTATGATGAAGTTATTGTCAAATATATTCCCGATGCTTCCTCAAGACTTCAAGCCTTAAATAAAGGGGAAATAGATTTAATTTATGGAGCAGATTTAATAAATTATGATGACTTCAAAAAAGGTTCTGAAATTAAGGATGTTACTGGAGAAGTCAATAAAAATAGGACTTTGACTAAGAATCTAATTTTAAATCCAAGTAAAAAAGAATTAGAAGATTTAAAAGTTCGCCAAGCAATTAATTATGCAATTAACAAAAAAGACATTGTCGACAGTTTAACATACTCATATGAAGATGTAGCTGAAACTTTATTCCCTAAAAATGTGGCTTATTGTGATGCAAATTATCCAACTAATTATAGTTATGCTCCTGAAAAGGCAAATAGCTTGCTAGATGAAGCGGGTTGGAAACTTAATAAAGATACAGGAATAAGAGAAAAGGACGGAAGTCCATTAAAGCTTCAATATGTTTACTGGTCAGATTTAGTACTTGCTAAGGAAACTGCACTTGCAATAAAGACGCAATTAAAAGAAGTAGGTATAGATGTTGACATAGTTGAAAAAGATCAAATGTCATGGTGGACAGATGGTATAAAGGGAGAATTCCATTTGACAACATGGAATACAGAGGGTTCTTATACTGAACCTCACAAGTTCTTACAAGAATCAGTAACTGAAATGGATCCACATTTAATGCCATTAAAAGCACTTTCAGATTCCAATATATATATTGACGCAATAAAGAAGGCTTCCACTTCTACAGATGAAGGGGAGATTAAAGATAATATACAAAAAGCTATAGTATATTCAAACGAAAACGCTATGGATTTGCCTCTTTCTTATTCAAAAGAAATGATTTTATATAGAAATGACAAAATTGATGGATATGACTTTACAAGTACACCACAATTTTTCAATATTTATAGTGTAAAAGCTAAATGA
- a CDS encoding ATP-binding cassette domain-containing protein, whose product MGVDEIAMSNVSLSFETVKGTFKALDQISFSLKRGDNLSLIGESGSGKSTIAKALIGLERIDEGSILYDSVDISKLKLKKIRKYRKNIQSVFQDTSGTLNPGISTFKNLEEGLINLTNLSKKERKEKVLLFCEDLHLKKEILDVPVHQLSGGEQRRLSLIRALMVNPDFLILDEVTAGLDLLTIEKVLNLLFYYQSKHSISYIFITHDINQAKQISDYIIEIKKGKIFREGKLQRR is encoded by the coding sequence ATGGGAGTGGACGAAATAGCTATGAGTAATGTTAGTCTTTCTTTTGAAACAGTAAAGGGGACATTTAAAGCTCTAGATCAAATTTCCTTTTCACTTAAAAGGGGAGATAACTTAAGTTTAATTGGTGAAAGCGGATCTGGTAAAAGCACCATTGCAAAAGCATTAATAGGATTAGAAAGAATAGATGAAGGATCTATACTCTATGATTCTGTAGATATCTCAAAATTAAAATTAAAAAAAATAAGAAAATATAGAAAAAATATCCAATCTGTTTTCCAGGATACATCTGGTACTTTAAATCCTGGTATAAGCACTTTTAAAAATTTGGAAGAAGGGCTTATTAATTTAACAAACTTGTCGAAAAAGGAAAGAAAGGAAAAGGTGTTATTATTTTGCGAGGATTTACATTTAAAAAAGGAAATATTAGATGTGCCCGTTCACCAACTATCTGGAGGCGAGCAAAGAAGATTGTCGCTCATAAGAGCCCTTATGGTTAATCCTGATTTTTTAATACTAGATGAGGTTACAGCTGGGCTTGACTTACTGACGATTGAAAAAGTATTAAATTTACTTTTTTATTATCAATCTAAGCATAGTATTTCTTATATTTTTATCACTCATGATATAAATCAAGCAAAACAGATTTCAGATTATATCATAGAAATAAAGAAAGGAAAAATATTTAGAGAAGGAAAATTGCAAAGGAGATAG